The Cydia strobilella chromosome 7, ilCydStro3.1, whole genome shotgun sequence DNA segment CGAATATTGGTGCTATTATATCATCTATTTACATACCATAATCATCAACTAAACGATAGTGAAACCACAACTAAGTAGATGTTTAATTCACAAGCTGACTTAATAAAATCATCTTTGAAGTAGGTAAACAATGGGTTTATTGTATTATCAATACATCATCGATAAAACAAAGGTAACTTTTTTCGTTGTACTCCCACAGCTTTCAGAAGATGCCGGTTATTGTCACCGCAGTTATGTGGAATGTTTTCTTGTCATGACTTAAGTTCACTTTTGTTTTCacttagggccggtacagacggactgcaacccgactgcaacttgtatcggccgacgttgcagttggcttGCAGTCGGGTGGCAGCGCGCCTGTATCGGTCCTTAGACAAATATGTAGTGACGTAAAGGTGCCCGAATTAGAAGGTTATTGGGTGGAAAAATGAAATGGTATAGTCAGTTCGAGCGAATTCTGCGTGCGCCTACTTACGCGAGACGTGGTACAGTGTGGAAGCCTTAAAATAAGGCACAATCTCATTTTAATTTGACAACTATGGTAACACTCCCACACTTTGTAATTGCAATGTCTTAGCAGTGAACTTGGTTCTACCCTACCCGCTTTCGCACACTCCCAAATGTAGTAAACAAGCTATAATGAGGATAAGTTTAATAGTTGTACCTacacatataataataacaaaaagagTGTGTGAACTGTGCGATAATAAttgtagagtcggaccaaggcATCGCATTTGTAACAACAAACTGTGGCActatgtgtatatttgtacaataaagagtttactactactactactatcatCATGGATCTATCATCGTTAATGTCAAATTCATACTAAAATATGTTGTTTATAATGAGACTCGCTCACTGTTTTaatcaaatcggtgcaaagttagcttaaacGGACTCTGGTCAGTTATTAACAACTTTACTTAGGGTGCGTTAGgctaagattgaacgggtttttcatgcggggtaagatgaaaggTCGcccccgtaatgcttcggcatacggacgatttttgtCTTATCCCTCATAAAAAatccgttcaatcttaccccaacgcaccctataCATTTTTATCCATCCAAAAGAGACGTAACTATAAAGGATGACACGCTAGACCGAGCCCGGGCCGAGGAGTccaacatgtcattttctatgacggctgatcacgtggtgctttccatagaaaacaaagcgccggaagctcctgcccggccccggcccggtctagtgtgagtcatcctttactaaGTTTTGCTATAAATACAATATCATTGATTTACCGTAGAATTGATGTGATATTCTCAATTTGAGCTTACTATAATAACCAATAGTAAGCTCAATCAAACTGAGAATTCAATTTTTCTAATGTGCATGATGAGCAAACTAGCTTATAAGTTATAATTAGACTGTGTTAAAGCAACGACTCATTTAATTACCTTCGATTTAATAACCGGGAAGGAAACTTAGGTTATCATTTAATCAGATATTGGCTTCCCGCCTTCAGCTATTAGAAAATTCTTTTGACATAAGTACTTCCGAACATGAAATTTGTCGAGAATTTATACAACATTCTGTTACACTGTTGTTGGGTTAATTATTCATTCAGTCACTGGATGTccattgaatattttttatggaTATAATgaaaatttcataatcatttgtCATTTTATTAACAGGCGATAATGATAATTTAGGTATAGTTCAGttacatgtaaatttgtaaatatgACGTGATTTAAGAGGTTGGGGATGGTGTACCATAAAATAACCATAATCACCTTGAAAGCcattttctcttcgaaacacTAAAGCACCACACTAAAAACCGAAAAAAGGAGTACGCTTTTCGGTAGCAAGTTTACGAATGTGGCGAGTGAAACCACGCGGGGACTTTATATGTGGCGCGGTGGTGGGCGCCGGGAAAACACGAGATCAGGTAACGGAGGCGTAACAACCCGCGCCCGATTGTTATACTTggactagtttttacaaatgaGATTTGATGGCCGTTACGCTTTGTTTTTGTGAAGTTAGAACAATTTTACGATACCGTAAAAAATGTGCCTGTTTGTAGAAGAAGGGTAAGAAGAAGTTACTCGTTAGGTTGTTTACAGTAGTCACCTACATATACCACCTATACCTGCCTTATTGTCCTGGCTGGTAGGTAACTAGTTGATTTTTTGTTCTTCGATAATTACAACTAGGTACTAGAATCTATTGGATACGCGCAATGAAAATATTGAGAGAATCTTTATGAAAAGGCACACTGAACAGAGCTTTATTCCCTACAGCATCACGCATGTAATAATTTGTAGTTCAATCAATAATAATCAatgacaaattaaaaaatcgtattGGCAAACAgccatatatttttaacaagGAACATGAACACAACCTAAGTTAGGTTACCTGCAGattaaatataatacttatatgtagtgTTGGTCTTTAATTTGAGTTCGTAAATTACCATAAAAATGATTCGTGAAATCTTATAGTACATActttatataaaagaaaacaacaaTTACTATTACCTTAGCTTATGTCATTTCTCACCcatatacataaaataattcaaatgtaCGCAGTTATCAGAAGGAGTCTGCAATTTGACATGCAACATTGCACTGCTAAGTGTAGCAAAGCGTAAAGCTCGATCTAATTACATACTTAACAAAACTCTCGATTCGATGTTCTATCTCATTTCAACTAGTTATGTGTATATGCGATAGAGATATTAGTTTGCGATGGAGTAGGATTGCTTGGTAAGCAGTAGTTCATTGAATAATGTTTGATGATTACAGCACTTGCATCAGTTTACGTGTGAAAATTAACTCAGGCTATAAGCGTTCCTTTTATGAGGAAATATTATAATTTCGGTTTTGCATATATGTTTCGATCCCGTAATTACTACAGCGTTAACTAAACCGACGACCGACAGTCAGATAATAAATTTCCGGTTTCACGATATTCAGATCCTGGGAAAAGACTAAAAAAGTCAACTAATTCTCTTTAAGAAACAATTGCTATTTGCATATTACGACAATACTTTACTGAATTATTTGGTTATTTTAAATGATGTATAGGAAAGATAAAATGCGTTAAAAGTTTGGATAATTTAAGCCTGACTGttcaaaatatacctatattatgtattttatacacGAAAATAGTTTATAGGAAATTACATGAAGTCTGGTACCTAAAACTTTTTGGTTTAATAAAAGAAATCTCAACGTAAGTTATGTTCTCATTCTGAACAATAAAAGGTTGTCAACATTTGAAGACAACATAATGCCAAAGCCAATACAAGCGCGCGTTGAAGTAATTGTCTAAAGTGGTTACGGAATCTGAATAGTTTCACATATCCACTACTTATCATTCAATGAAATTTGTTCTTTATGCTGCCGGTGACAAAGtcctgttttaatttatttgttaaactaAAATACGACGTTGAAAAAGCAACTTAACATTTTCCAATTTTGGTGTTGAAAAATTACATTAGTTACATTACCTACGTACAATATGTCACTCATACGCGAGACGAGTTATATAAGCAGTAGTGCTATTGGTCTACTTCACCTTACTATGTTACGCTTCTTCTTAAACTACATTAGTTAGTCCTGTGATGATGTGAGTAGCGTATAGAGCACTAACGGACTAAAACCTAAATTATGATACGATATTTATCATAACAgcaaaatttgttaaaattagacGATGCAAGATAATCGTGTCGCGTTTTGTTATAGGCCGGCCTCCGTTGGAGTTGCGAAGAAAACTCTTGAATACAACGCAAATAGTTTATTCACTCAGAATACACTGTACAAACTTACACACTAAAAGATTTAGGATACTAGTAGATCCATATTTAAAGAGTAAATTGCGAGTGACAATGTTTTTTCTAGTACCACAGCTAGTACCTATTCGAGTTTTATACAGTAATATTACTGTCAATGCTTCACCTTCATTTTAGTATCACGGGGTAAGCAAATAATTAGGTGTGTATATAACAGTTCGAAGAGTGCCGATTTGACTCTCATGCATGTTTAGCGAAAATTAATGTTGCTGCCGGTTTGATTTAGCCCCGCCCCCCATTTAACCCCCCAACGAGGTCTGCAGTTCTATAGATAGGAAAATTTTAAGACAAATTCTCAGCTTGCCTCAAATACCTACCCTAAAAAAATGTCTTCCAGCTCTCCTACCTAATCAGTGACGGCCTACTTAATACTGTTTTCTATAAACTTTCAGGTTGCTCTTCGTAATTTAAAAGTCCAATAACAATCTATTATAAAAGAAGTCTTCCTAATTAAAGTATTAATTCGGACAATTCCGAAAAGTTCAGAATGGCATTAAATTCCAAAAATGGACTCAAATATGATAGAATAAAGGGTGATTTACGGAATTAGGCGACATTTTGAAGTATTCGGAGTTACACAAATATACCTTATTTCATTAGCACTGAGGAATGTGAACTATCCATCTCCCACATCGATAGTCAGTTTGCTGCAAATTATAGGAAGTATAATATTATTGCATTAAAtgaataggtattttaaaaataataagttcgGTAGTCGTACATGTTTTCTCTTTGTGTGTTCGTTTCTACTGTAGTGAGGTTATTACTTACATCTGCACAAAACGGGTTTATTTACGATTCTCGGGTCATAATCATAACGCCGTCAGTCGTTACGATGAATATTGCACAATATCTAataattaagtgtaattatTGCCAGGTTAGCATTACTAGCACCAAACCTGGATGAATGACATAATTTTATAGCCTATATATAAGTAGTTTGTATGTTAGTTAGTATGGGTCAAATCAGATTTTGGATTGAGTCGAAATTTTGCATACGTATGCAAattggatgacaatgcaatattatgataacatgggcccgatctgatgatggaggtggccatgggaactctgtgataaaacaacgcaaaataattgtatttggggttgttagaattgtctcgatgagtattagttggctgtgaaaagaaaaatacattgaGCGACAAAAGCTTataccaaaaattatttttttgtcaaaaacttattcCCTATTCCAATATTTTATACTGATAGGGTAATGATTATTATGGGGGGGCCTATTACTGGATCCACCTCCATTACCGGGGTTCCATTTGATTACTGGAGCTTCGGTGTCCATGGCTGgagaaaaaaaacatagttttaatttgttaagtaTGTGGAAACCATTCATACAACACGCTTGAAATTTAAAAGACGAATAGGACATTCAACTTTTAACACACTAACCGGTAGAACTTTTACATGTATCAGTGAAATATCACAAATACTTTGAATTTTCGCTTAAATGTCCCATGACTGGTGCCATCacttatttacttaaattataggtaaataaaaaaaataccaggtATTTAGGAAATAACTTCCTAATGTAAACACCTTCCTTGAAACTTTCTCTTACTCTTTATATTtccttataacatttaaaacagaGCACAGCCCTCAACTTATTAGCATAAATCAGCATTTGGAATAACAATATGTAGACTAACGTTGACAAGCCCCTCCGTACATACTATCCTCATAGCACATTCAGTCAACACGCCATACTTTACTATTGGTAAAGTAGTCCATCGCCTGTCACACGCATTACCTCACTTGGGTATCTTTATAACTAAACCGTATAAAACGGTGACTGTCTTATTCGCTAATTTTGCTCTACGCAGTCTTAACAACGCTATTGAACAATACAAGATACTTACGTCATCTCATAGTGTAATACATACTTACCGAGTTTTCTTTGATTTATAATACGTTTTGGTAGGACTTATCTTAAGTTGAAATCTTTAAGCcggaaaaaaaattgagtaCGATTTAGAAACTGATGTGTGATGCTCTATATGCAATGAAGTTTTGGCCAAGTCCGAGCTAAAATATATGACAGGCCTTAGACCAGTTAGATGGACAAAAAAAACCTGACCTGGTAATGTATTTTTCAAGTACAGTATTTTAAATACCTTGAGACTATTGATACCTAAAATGATTATATTATTGCATTAAACATTATGGTGTTTAGTTCTTTTTAGTTGTAgaataacttatttaattactaacactagtattaggtacttagcttaagacaaactaacaaaatctatggattgttatgatctgcaataaatgattatttaatttaatttaatttaatttaatttaatttaattaggccCAGTCGAACTTTGTAAAAACCTACTTTTATAATACAGAAATGTCAATGTATatgtttttgattttgtttgtgtTAATTCCACACAAGCCTGGGTAACAAAACTAGTGATTTTACAGCAGATTTGATACTGATATGATATGACTCCCTGCACATCGTGTTTGCACCAATATAAAccattattgaaataaaaccataaaaacggattatatcgcgcatattgaatttattctaattatacatcccgacgtttcgaacccatcacagcgttcatggtcaacgggtgactgaggaaaagctacaaggTGCAAaagtacccacatacaaaaataataaaccatcataaatattgctattttttgtactatcatgttttggcaataaagtgatttgaatttgaatttgataatAATATTGACCTACTCCGAGACGAAGACATTTATGTAACGATTTTTcctattttaagtttaattaagGGAACGTTACGGtaaagtgtatttattttatttgtttagttttgtacgaCCCCATACCCTATTAGACCACACAGTCGACTACTCTCATGAATGGTGGGCATAAAAACGTTTCCTTTCTTTTAATGGGCGTGCGGGAAGCGcggaaataattaaaaaccgtATGGAAGCAAACGCCCTCCTATACAGCCCGTTCAAACGCGTTCATACTCCGATAATAAGTGCAAAGGTAATAATGGTTATAATGGGATAAAACGTAAGATACAATACATAATGCTTAAATTATACTACTTAGTTAGAACGCAAGGGCTCTGCTTTTCAAGCTAACGAAACGACTAAATTTTACTTGTTgtgttataatatacatatttacatacgtATAGAATCGTAAATGTTTACTATTCTTTACAAGTTACTACTTGTTTAGTGAATTCTGACGTGTAAGACCAAACGCGTAGGAGAGAGCATATTAGGTTGGGGAAAAAGttcttttgtattttatagGTGTATAGTTGTAGTAAAAACTCTTTGGTTGTAGTGTTGGTATCTGGCTGgttttgatattattaaaaCGATTACGGTAAAGAAAATTTCTTGCCGCCATTTCTCTATTGTTTTCTGTCCGCCAGAAAGAGTCAATATAAGGAAGAAATccgatatattttgaaatgttattttatttcataaaaaggaAAAGCGACACAAGTCAGTGTCAGTAAGGGCCCGTTTACCTATTGATTAGTGTGAAGAGCAAAGAGCAAGTTCATACCTTTGTTAATTGcatttagtagcaaatgtatgaacttgcACTTCCCACTAatcaatgtaaaaataaaagcaaGCCATAAAAGGCAGAAAATGGTTCAAGCATTTTCAACTCGGGAAATTTAATATCAAAGACAAAGTTCTGTCATAAGTCACATTGGGCCCAGGCCCATTGATATTTTATCAGATTTGATTTTAGCTCCATCTGTGTATGAATGCTGTAACTGGCACCATGTGAGAATAACGCAGATACCCCTGGTTCTCTACGTAACGTCGACTAATAGCGCCACGATGTCGCTACTTACATTAAGCATGAACATTATAGGTGACAAGTGCAATAAGTGgttcaattaattatttttgtcatttatataGAGATCCATTAATGGCCGGTAAGCAACGGTCAATGTGACAAAGTGACAGTTAGGTAAACGTGACTAACAGAATTTATGTCGCGCTTTAAAGTACaagttaaaatggaaatgccCTGATACCTACgacttgaaaaaaataataataacgacTAATAAgacatgataaaaaaataggtttttttttttatttatttattcactttaaatattcatacaacttttgccagcatgccactattgtaaacctctttggtttatgtaatagttgttTAGTAGTTTGTTTTATTATCCAAAAACGtaaatatgcaaaaaaatacGTCTCCTTATTTCAGAATGAGCCTGAAATAAActtatgaataataattattaactgTTAGTGACAGTAAATAATAACACCTTaattaaactcgcgttttgaatacatgtcactacatagtataaaacaaagtcgctttccgctgtctgtccgtccgtctgtccctatgtatgcttagatttttaaaactaggcaacggattttgatgcggtttttttttaatagatagtgaattcaagaggaaggtttattagtataatttgtaaaggttttttgtaaatttgttgaactacctgtgcaaagccggggcgggtcgctagtttaattatatgtttaaaaactaatttagggtagtttagtgttgtttacttagatttccgttgacattttgctgggacgtcagtctttccgtgaccacagctggtgcaaatCGGCTGAAActtcggaatttaaggtaaaaacaatgaaattaaatcgcggtagacccgttcgtataattaattaaatattattaaaataaaatacgaacaAAACAGGACCGATGTAAAAGTAATTATGAATTAGGTATTTTTCTCATAAAAATATCCAATGTTTGTCGAATTTTTCTTATGGTTTTCTTTATTTCCTTGACCTTTTCATCAGTTTTAATCGTAGGTATTTTCAACAcagaattataaaaattataattttcggCCTGGTCTTCATCATCCGCTTCTTCATTTTGTTGGTTATTGTTAGAAATATCATTAGTATAGTTGTGCGGGTTTTCGATTGTGTAAATGTTGTCAACAACGGGAAAGTCTAATTTTAGGGGTACCAATGTATCTGTCACCTCGGTGGTTGGCTCAGCTACTGAAGCAGTTAAATTTTGGGTAGTCTCTGCTGCGGTTTCTGGGATTTTGTATCCTCTTAAGTCGATGCTGGAAATAATGTAATATACGCTTAGAACCCATAAAATACCCGTTTAAGAAAAAGGAAATGAGCCGAGTGaacatacctatatgtatatttagatttaaaaaaaaaacaattacttatACACCACAGTAAACGTACTTCCCTCtggatatttttattagttattattatgtttagttCAACAAAAAACTACACCTGTAACTATTTCCATCAGCAAAGTACTTCACATGCACTTGGTTACCCTGTGCGTCTACATATTGATATGTCCCAACTAGCGTTCCATTCGGAAAAGTTTTTTCATCTCTTGCCTCGAGGTTTGTACCTGGCAAACAAAACTAATCGTACATAAGCTTTACAAAACATATCCTTATACGTCGTTAATGCAATAAAGAAGCTTACATTTCACTATTGTAGGAAAAAACAATAACACGATACGAATAATTCTGTGTACCATTTTCATAAAGTCAAAGTGACGGTTGAAGATTCATTTTATGCTCTTTCTAGGAAACTTGAAAAAAGAGttttatgttataataaaaccaaaaaagtttgtgaaataatatatgttttcagagaagttaaataaaatattgactcGGAAATGACATGACATTGTTTCTCCTGATTCCAGGCTTTGCTGTAGCACGGTGTGGTTTCTTCCTCTTCCAAGTGACTGTATCTTCATCGGTATTCATAATGGCGTTATTAGGATTGACTATTAGTGCAGTGTAGGGATTGGGGCGGTCTTTAATTACCCTGAAATacatatcaaaaacatcatGTTACCtgtttaataatgaaaaaagaCGAGCGGCAAAAGTTTGAGAGTGATACCAACGTAAAACCGTCCATTTTAGTTCTGGTGGGGACGGTGGGGTTTATTTACCCATTGATAATTATTAGTTCTAGAATGTTAATTCGTGGTTTGATTACTAATATTTAATAACCCTTAAATAGTCCCATTTTACTCGTTAAAGATGCttgataaattttattgtattcaaTGTTGGATACGTTATTAGCAAGAAGATGCATAAAGGTAAAGTAAAATTACCTCTTGCCACATCTCAATTCAATGTTATGCCTAAGATGCTAACCTATATCTGAATTtcgatatatataggtactaacCTGTAGCCTTTCTCATCAGCCACATACCGGTACCGATGAGCCCGGCCCGCCGGGTCCAGGTACCCGTAGCTACCTACTACGGTACCGTTGGGGTACCGCTCCTCGTTCCGGTACTGGGTGTTGCCGGTGGCTGCGTCTAATACGTCGTAGCCGAATGCGTATGTGCCAGGGTAACCTGGTTAATGTTAATTGTACATTTTAAttgttacaaaacaatacatggccgactataaataaataaatacaatatataggtataatcaaattaatgagACATCTAATATCACGCTATAGAAAATGGTCGCAAGCGTTTTTCGAATAAATGGATcgcacaaaataattttaatttctgaATGACGAAATAGGAGGGAATTGGCCTTTTCTAGTGTATATGTTGTAGTATGTTTGTCTGTTTCTTTTGAAACCTTTGTAACCTAAAGAATCTGAcaaattaccaataaataaaagtataatattattatatataattgtgtcaaaataaaaaGATGAATAAAATGCATCTTACCATCAATATTATTGTAAAAGTAGCTAGGCATCGGCTCTGCTAGACTAAGTCTGGGTTGCCTAGGTGCAGAACTAACCCACGTAGGAGTCATCCCAGATATCAGCATTAACACctataaataattgttttaacagGCTTGCATAAATAAGCATTGTGGGTATCAATTACCCAGATATCgcatcaatacaatacaatgtagTAAGTAGCAAAAAATAGTATTCACATAGGTATAATCCACTCCTACAGGTCCGACATAGCAAATCTATGTCGCCGTGAGTAATAACAAGAATTAATCTTCAGTCGTAATTAGGTTGAAAGTAGCTAAAAATTGctcattaaatttataaaaagcaCTTCATTTTGGAAGAGATTAATTAAAAGACATTCTTTTCGTGTTAGATTTcatataacttctaaatttatTTCGGGTTTCTAAGATTAGCCTGCAAGTGGATCAAATTCTCCTAAGTACCGTGAAATGGTTCTACTTTGCTCCAATATTTGCTACACTTTAaggaaattttgaatattttttaaacagttaattattaaatatttagacgaattgaatattaagaagaacatcttgtgtaaaatatttaatcggtaaattaacattatgaaatataaaacgaatttatgaataaggagcacaaggtacccattgtttggggtatttttgcTCCTACCTCCTACCTATATGTATTTTACTTAGTGGTGCAAAGTTACCCCAATGTCCGCCAAATTAATAGGCCCCGCCAAAAAAGATATGTTTGAATATATTAGATGTTAaggcctttttttttaattggagcATAGTACCTACcaaggagcaaagtaggaccattttacagTAGGCTTTTTTTTCTATCCTATACAGAAATGTAAAACGTAAATGTAGGGACACAAGACCCGAAAACGCACTTTTCAGGTTAAATGATAAATACTCGACTAGAGAAGTAGCCCAGTGGGATAATATAGACATAGAGGCAAGTGCCACCGATTTTACCTTTTACCTGAAATTATAGGGTTGCCTACTTGCTGTACCTGATCTTACTGcagttacaatttaaattattttcaagcaCTGGCACTCCTTTACTTTAATTAATGTGTTCTAATACCGTGAAACCGTCAATTTTCGACTTTGAGAATAAATTAGTGCATTAAGTAGGGAAGACAAATGATGGGGTCATAAGTTCATAACGCATAAAATGGCCAGTTCGATCCATTAATAATGTGTATACCATTTTGCTCTTGAGGGGTAGCGACATTAGGGCACTTTCTAGGGTAAATGGAGTTAGCTGacggtaggtacataatttttttttttaatcataggTCTGATTTGATTTGCTACAAGGCTACAACATGCATGCATTAAttctgttcaacaaaaaatatatcttagcaaACGTTGTGCTTTGTTAGCAACCAGTTTTCATTATAATTATGATTCAAAATGTTCGCATGTCATAACGAATATTCGGTCGCCGAATATTCCGCGCTTCGGCCGAGATAGGTGCccaatattcggtattcggtatTCAGCCAAAATCACTATTCGGTATTCAGCCtaaatcacggtccatatcccggccGATATAagtgaggagtgtcttttcaaaagggattatttctctatgaaatccACACAAAAATAAACTCTTTAAGTAGGGTAAAAGGGTTTATTTTCGTATggatttcatagagaaataagcccttttgaagcCACTCCTCGAgtccaataactatagcagtcaccctaccgCGATTTATAACCTAAATAAAAGATAACTTGAGTTGAACGGTTCTATTTAATTTTTAGAATATCACATACCTTCATGAAAAAATCCTTGTTTGTCATTTCCAACAAATCATATAATCTTTTCATTCACTAAGTCTTTGAAAACAATGAGACGACCTTCAGAAGCACTATATGTATTACGGCGGTGTCGCTCCACCAACGGCGAAGGAAGCGAGTGTTGACGGGCAAACAGGCGTTGGCCACATGCGTGGACTCTTTTATGAACGAGTCCTTTTAGTGGATTTTACTTGACAAAAAAGGCTGGTCAAGCGGGAGCTAGTGTCAACTAAAGGACCCGTAGAAATATCCGCTgtaaatttgttttatataacaataaaaataatgccaATAAATGTAGCCAGTAAACACCATGGAACTTAAACTAAGCGCTTGTGGTATTGTGGTGAGGCACGTTGATTCTAAACTGGAaatcgacaattttttttatgatttttggtaagcgattaccgccgcccatgggcacctgcaacaccagaaggCATTGGCCCCGGCTCATACCATTGAGTTTTTTGAATATACTTATCTGCAtaattgcaaattttgaatacttactgtaatatataatatatacctacagggtggaaaaaaattatgggccctggagggaaagtgccttaacattttatattagctcattttacttaaaggaaacattattttattataaagaaacaaagctgcattcaaagatatctttttaaatttcgcttggttaaaaataattttaagtactaaatatacgattttatggttattttgtacgacagacgagtgtgagacctaatgtttcttggagaaatgttataagtattagaataaaatagcgtgtttattttttggaatttttagtcggttcgatttccgggcgagacaagcgaattaaaaaaaaatctttgaatgcagtggtttctttttaaaaataaaagaatgtttcctttaagtaaaatgagctaacttaaggttttaaggcactt contains these protein-coding regions:
- the LOC134742743 gene encoding cuticle protein 16.8-like; this translates as MLISGMTPTWVSSAPRQPRLSLAEPMPSYFYNNIDGYPGTYAFGYDVLDAATGNTQYRNEERYPNGTVVGSYGYLDPAGRAHRYRYVADEKGYRVIKDRPNPYTALIVNPNNAIMNTDEDTVTWKRKKPHRATAKPGIRRNNVMSFPSQYFI